A section of the Bradyrhizobium oligotrophicum S58 genome encodes:
- a CDS encoding TIGR01459 family HAD-type hydrolase: MTGLHFEQRLRDLVGRKQVLLSDIWGVVHNGLESFPEACEALHRFRHEGGTVILITNAPRPADSVQRQLRKLGVADEVYSAIVSSGDLTRHYVADHPGGKVFWLGPERDNSIHRGLDVALSPLEDASYIICTGLYDDETETAEDYRPMLLRARERKLPLICANPDIVVERGDRLIYCAGAIAELYRELGGEVIFYGKPHRPIYDRAMMLAEQHAGRPIAREEVLAIGDSVRTDLAGAHGFGIDCLFVTRGIHSEEFAGVEQLDPASVKELFGHPPRALMRELKW; encoded by the coding sequence ATGACCGGACTGCACTTCGAACAGCGGCTGCGCGATCTGGTCGGCCGCAAGCAGGTGCTGCTGAGCGACATCTGGGGCGTGGTCCATAACGGGCTGGAGTCGTTCCCCGAGGCCTGCGAGGCGCTGCATCGCTTTCGCCACGAAGGCGGTACGGTGATCCTGATCACCAATGCGCCGCGGCCGGCCGATTCGGTGCAGCGCCAGCTGCGCAAGCTCGGCGTCGCCGACGAGGTCTACAGCGCCATCGTCTCCTCCGGCGACCTGACCCGGCACTACGTGGCCGACCATCCCGGCGGCAAGGTGTTCTGGCTCGGCCCCGAGCGCGACAATTCCATCCATCGCGGTCTCGACGTGGCGCTGTCGCCGCTGGAGGACGCCTCCTACATCATCTGCACCGGCCTCTATGACGACGAGACCGAGACCGCCGAAGATTACCGGCCGATGCTGCTGCGCGCGCGCGAGCGCAAGCTGCCGCTGATCTGCGCCAATCCCGACATCGTGGTCGAGCGCGGCGACCGGCTGATCTACTGCGCTGGCGCCATCGCCGAGCTCTACCGCGAGCTCGGCGGCGAGGTGATCTTCTACGGCAAGCCACACCGGCCGATCTACGACCGCGCCATGATGCTGGCCGAGCAGCACGCCGGCCGGCCGATTGCGCGTGAAGAGGTGCTGGCGATCGGCGATTCCGTTCGTACTGATCTGGCCGGCGCGCACGGCTTCGGCATCGACTGCCTGTTCGTGACCCGCGGCATCCATTCCGAGGAGTTCGCCGGCGTCGAGCAGCTCGACCCCGCCTCGGTCAAGGAGCTGTTCGGCCACCCGCCCCGCGCCCTGATGCGCGAATTGAAGTGGTGA
- a CDS encoding oxidoreductase, which produces MTETKTFLITGVSSGLGRAFAAGALAAGHRVIGTVRRAKDADAFRTSERAFPLQLDVTHYAAILDAVQKAERDVGPVDVLVNNAGYGHEGVLEESSMDDLQRQFAANVFGPVAMMKAVLPGMRERRRGHIVNITSMGGFITMPGIAFYCGSKFALDGISEALSKELASFGIRVTVLAPGQFRTDWAGRSMDRTPRSIPDYDAIMDPIRAARQAKSGNQPGDPDKAAQALLRLVEAENPPTRLFLGEDALGLVLEKLDQMKAGIATWEAVSRSTGFAT; this is translated from the coding sequence ATGACAGAGACCAAGACATTCCTCATCACGGGCGTCAGCTCCGGCCTTGGGCGCGCCTTCGCTGCGGGCGCCCTGGCGGCCGGCCATCGCGTGATCGGCACCGTGCGCCGGGCCAAAGACGCGGACGCCTTCCGCACGTCTGAGCGGGCCTTCCCGCTCCAGCTCGACGTTACCCATTATGCCGCGATCCTGGACGCGGTGCAGAAGGCCGAACGGGACGTCGGCCCGGTCGATGTGCTGGTCAACAATGCCGGTTACGGCCACGAAGGCGTGCTGGAGGAATCGTCGATGGACGATCTGCAGCGCCAGTTCGCCGCCAATGTGTTCGGACCGGTGGCGATGATGAAGGCGGTGCTGCCAGGCATGCGCGAGCGGCGACGGGGACATATCGTCAACATCACCTCGATGGGCGGTTTCATCACCATGCCGGGAATCGCCTTCTATTGCGGCAGCAAGTTCGCTCTGGACGGGATCTCGGAAGCCCTGAGCAAAGAGCTGGCGTCCTTCGGCATCCGCGTGACCGTCCTCGCACCGGGGCAGTTCCGCACCGACTGGGCCGGCCGCTCGATGGACCGAACCCCGCGCAGCATTCCCGATTACGATGCGATCATGGACCCGATTCGTGCCGCACGGCAGGCCAAGAGCGGCAATCAGCCCGGCGACCCTGACAAAGCGGCACAAGCCCTGCTGCGGCTGGTCGAGGCCGAAAATCCGCCGACCCGCCTGTTCCTCGGCGAGGATGCGCTGGGCCTTGTGCTGGAGAAGCTCGATCAGATGAAAGCGGGCATTGCAACCTGGGAGGCCGTCTCGCGCTCCACCGGCTTTGCCACGTGA
- a CDS encoding TetR/AcrR family transcriptional regulator: protein MARDKIRPDTTKRPMRERVLDAAEHLLSQGSAAFSMRELADAAGVSFATPFNQFGSKSAIMLALSARRITLMHERLAQADLPDAAAARVLATVDIAASVMLMAPTVNRAVMGAISAPSDAPGDVSSRSSALWAAALGSGNRLAAATRVLALSTLPDQLAVAFRGVLSFWTAGELADPALGRRARAAAAAVMLGFVEHDGREELLVLLQN, encoded by the coding sequence ATGGCCCGTGACAAGATCCGTCCTGACACCACCAAGCGGCCCATGCGGGAGCGCGTTCTCGATGCCGCCGAACACCTGTTGTCGCAGGGAAGCGCCGCGTTCTCGATGCGAGAGCTTGCCGATGCAGCGGGGGTAAGCTTTGCCACCCCGTTCAATCAGTTCGGCAGCAAGAGCGCGATCATGCTGGCGCTGTCGGCGCGGCGCATCACCCTGATGCACGAGCGGCTCGCGCAGGCCGACCTTCCCGATGCCGCCGCCGCCCGCGTCCTGGCCACTGTCGACATCGCGGCTTCCGTCATGCTGATGGCGCCGACCGTCAACCGCGCCGTCATGGGGGCAATCAGCGCCCCAAGCGACGCGCCTGGCGATGTGTCGTCACGTTCGAGTGCCTTGTGGGCTGCGGCCCTGGGGAGTGGGAACCGGCTTGCGGCGGCAACGCGCGTCCTTGCATTGTCCACGCTCCCGGATCAGCTCGCCGTCGCATTTCGCGGTGTGCTATCGTTCTGGACCGCAGGAGAATTGGCCGATCCGGCGCTGGGCCGGCGTGCACGCGCAGCAGCCGCGGCGGTCATGCTGGGATTTGTCGAGCACGACGGCCGCGAAGAGCTTTTGGTGCTGTTGCAGAACTGA
- a CDS encoding response regulator: MAVDLTMPVLVVDDYSTMIRIIRNLLKQIGFEDIDDASDGSMALNKMRAKKYGLVISDWNMEPMTGYDLLREVRADPNLATTPFIMITAESKTENVIAAKKAGVNNYIVKPFNAATLKTKIDAVFPDMATA, translated from the coding sequence ATGGCGGTTGATTTGACGATGCCGGTGCTCGTCGTCGACGATTACAGCACCATGATCCGTATCATCAGGAATCTTCTGAAGCAGATCGGGTTCGAGGACATCGACGATGCCAGCGACGGCTCGATGGCGCTCAACAAGATGCGCGCCAAGAAATACGGCCTCGTGATCTCCGATTGGAACATGGAGCCGATGACCGGCTATGACCTGCTCCGCGAGGTCCGCGCCGATCCGAACCTGGCGACCACGCCGTTCATCATGATCACGGCGGAATCCAAGACCGAGAACGTGATCGCGGCCAAGAAGGCCGGCGTGAACAACTATATCGTCAAGCCGTTCAACGCGGCGACCTTGAAGACCAAGATCGACGCCGTCTTCCCGGACATGGCGACGGCCTGA
- a CDS encoding bifunctional riboflavin kinase/FAD synthetase, which translates to MPAFSIIRDSTPPSDILKGAVVAMGNFDGVHLGHRAVIGAAIEMGKTHGRPALALTFEPHPRRFFSPNTPQFRLTDETAKLRLLAGMGLAGAVVMTFDKGRAQTTAQDFIHRDLIGRLGVSGIAVGYDFHFGKGRVGSPSLLANEAPKLGIEVDVQAHVDIDERPVSSTAIREALAEGQVTEATAMLGGPWFVTSEVIHGEKRGRDLGYPTANMRLDRDCGLRHGIYAVRVGRGRGTERVLIDGVANFGRRPTFDNGAPLLETFLFDFKDSLYGEVLDVAFIGFIREEAKFTSIEALIRQMDDDSAQARALLAANPGLFPRLGEIG; encoded by the coding sequence ATGCCTGCTTTTTCGATCATCCGCGATTCCACGCCGCCGTCCGACATCCTCAAGGGCGCGGTGGTGGCGATGGGCAATTTCGACGGCGTCCATCTCGGCCACAGGGCCGTGATCGGGGCGGCGATCGAGATGGGCAAGACCCATGGGCGCCCGGCCCTGGCGCTCACCTTTGAACCCCACCCGCGGCGCTTCTTCAGCCCGAATACGCCGCAGTTCCGGCTGACCGACGAGACCGCCAAGCTGCGGCTGCTGGCTGGAATGGGGCTGGCCGGCGCGGTGGTCATGACCTTTGACAAGGGCCGCGCCCAGACCACGGCGCAGGATTTCATTCACCGTGACCTGATTGGACGGCTCGGCGTGTCCGGGATTGCGGTCGGCTACGACTTCCATTTCGGCAAGGGCCGGGTCGGCTCGCCCAGCCTGCTCGCCAACGAGGCGCCGAAGCTCGGCATCGAGGTCGACGTCCAGGCCCATGTCGACATCGACGAGCGGCCGGTGTCCTCGACCGCGATCCGCGAGGCGCTGGCCGAGGGCCAGGTCACGGAGGCGACCGCCATGCTCGGCGGCCCCTGGTTCGTGACCTCGGAGGTGATCCACGGCGAGAAGCGCGGCCGCGATCTCGGCTATCCCACCGCCAACATGCGGCTCGACCGCGATTGCGGCCTGCGCCACGGCATCTACGCCGTCAGGGTCGGCCGCGGCCGCGGCACTGAGCGGGTGCTGATCGACGGCGTCGCCAATTTCGGCCGCCGGCCGACCTTCGACAATGGCGCGCCGCTGCTGGAAACCTTCCTGTTCGATTTCAAGGACAGCCTGTATGGCGAGGTCCTCGATGTCGCCTTCATCGGCTTCATCCGCGAGGAGGCCAAATTCACCTCGATCGAGGCTCTGATCCGGCAGATGGACGACGACAGTGCCCAGGCGCGCGCCCTGCTCGCGGCCAATCCCGGCCTCTTCCCCCGGCTCGGCGAGATCGGATAG
- the ileS gene encoding isoleucine--tRNA ligase, protein MSEKPQKSDAPDYSKTLYLPQTEFPMRAGLPQREPELLKYWSDIDLYGKLRETAKSRPKFVLHDGPPYANGNIHIGHALNKILKDVVTKSQQMLGHDSNYVPGWDCHGLPIEWKIEEENYRKKGKTKPDFRDSTAMVAFRKECRAYAEHWLNVQREEFKRLGVIGDWDHPYATMTYPAEAQIARELMKFAANGTLYRGSKPVMWSVVEKTALAEAEVEYEDYQSDTVWVKFPVTSPAHGALAGASVVIWTTTPWTLPGNRAISFSPKIAYGLYEVTDAPADNWAKTGDKLILADALADSVFKQARVTSYNKLRDIPGDTLDAVECAHPFKGLAGGYNFVVPLLPGDHVTDDTGTGFVHTAPGHGREDFDVWMANARELDGRGIATTIPYTVDENGALTDHAPGFTGKRVINDKGEKGDANEAVIKALTDAGMLLARGRLKHQYPHSWRSKKPVIFRNTPQWFIAMDKDIADDGKSKSGDTLRARALRAISVTQWVPAAGQNRINGMIANRPDWVISRQRAWGVPIAVFVRETGDGSAEILQDETVNTRIADAFEKEGADAWYADGARERFLGSRANEDWKKVDDICDVWFDSGSTHAFVLEDPVHFPGLAGIKRKVDGGRDTVMYLEGSDQHRGWFHSSLLESCGTRGRAPYDVVLTHGFTLDENGRKMSKSLGNTIEPQKVIKDSGADILRLWVCATDYADDQRIGPEILKNTIETYRKLRNSIRWMLGTLHHYKRSDAVALADMPELERLMLHQLGQHAEVIGRAYAAFDYKTVISSLAAFMNTELSAFYFDIRKDTLYCDPPSSVARKAALTAIDLICDAILKWLAPVLSFTTDEAWRMYRPDAEPSVHLTLFPDAMDGYRDDALAAKWETIRNVRRVVTGALELARAAKTIGSSLEASPIIYVADRALIGTLFDTDLAEVCITSNYEVREGDAPAEAFRLDAVPGVAVVVEKAVGRKCARSWKILESVGEDAEYPDVSPRDAHALREWKALGVGV, encoded by the coding sequence ATGTCCGAAAAGCCGCAAAAGTCCGACGCTCCTGATTATTCAAAAACCCTCTATCTGCCGCAGACGGAATTCCCGATGCGCGCCGGCCTGCCGCAGCGCGAGCCGGAGCTGCTGAAATATTGGAGTGACATCGACCTCTACGGCAAGCTGCGCGAGACCGCCAAGAGCAGGCCGAAATTCGTCCTGCATGACGGCCCGCCCTACGCCAACGGCAATATCCATATCGGGCACGCGCTGAACAAGATCCTCAAGGACGTCGTGACCAAGAGCCAGCAGATGCTCGGCCACGATTCCAACTACGTGCCGGGCTGGGACTGCCACGGCCTGCCGATCGAGTGGAAGATCGAGGAGGAGAACTATCGCAAGAAGGGCAAGACCAAGCCCGACTTCCGCGATAGCACCGCCATGGTCGCGTTCCGCAAGGAGTGCCGCGCCTATGCCGAGCATTGGCTCAACGTGCAGCGCGAGGAGTTCAAGCGTCTCGGCGTGATCGGCGACTGGGACCATCCCTACGCCACCATGACCTATCCGGCCGAGGCGCAGATCGCGCGCGAGCTGATGAAGTTCGCCGCCAACGGCACGCTGTATCGCGGCTCCAAGCCGGTGATGTGGAGCGTCGTCGAAAAGACCGCGCTGGCCGAGGCCGAGGTCGAGTATGAGGACTATCAGTCCGACACGGTGTGGGTGAAGTTTCCGGTGACCTCGCCGGCGCATGGCGCGCTGGCCGGCGCGTCGGTGGTGATCTGGACCACCACGCCCTGGACGCTGCCCGGCAACCGCGCCATCTCGTTCTCGCCGAAGATCGCCTATGGCCTCTATGAGGTCACCGACGCGCCCGCCGACAATTGGGCGAAGACCGGCGACAAGCTCATTCTCGCCGACGCGCTCGCCGACAGCGTGTTCAAGCAGGCGCGCGTCACGAGCTACAACAAGCTGCGCGACATCCCCGGCGACACGCTGGATGCGGTCGAATGCGCGCATCCGTTCAAGGGTCTCGCCGGCGGCTACAATTTCGTCGTGCCGCTGCTGCCGGGCGATCACGTCACCGACGACACCGGCACCGGCTTCGTGCATACCGCCCCCGGCCACGGCCGCGAGGATTTTGACGTCTGGATGGCCAATGCCCGCGAGCTCGATGGCAGGGGCATCGCGACCACGATCCCCTACACCGTCGACGAGAACGGCGCGCTGACCGATCACGCCCCGGGCTTCACCGGCAAGCGCGTCATCAACGACAAGGGCGAGAAGGGCGACGCCAACGAGGCCGTCATCAAGGCGCTGACCGACGCGGGCATGCTGCTCGCGCGCGGCCGGCTCAAGCATCAATACCCGCATTCCTGGCGCTCCAAGAAGCCGGTGATCTTCCGCAACACGCCGCAATGGTTCATCGCGATGGACAAGGACATTGCCGACGACGGCAAGTCCAAGTCCGGCGACACTCTGCGCGCCCGCGCGCTGCGCGCAATCTCGGTCACGCAATGGGTGCCGGCCGCCGGCCAGAACCGCATCAACGGCATGATCGCCAACCGCCCGGACTGGGTGATCTCGCGTCAGCGCGCCTGGGGCGTGCCGATCGCGGTGTTCGTGCGCGAGACCGGCGACGGCTCGGCCGAGATCCTGCAGGACGAGACCGTCAACACCCGCATCGCCGACGCGTTTGAGAAGGAAGGCGCCGACGCGTGGTATGCCGACGGCGCGCGCGAGCGCTTCCTCGGGTCACGCGCCAACGAGGACTGGAAGAAGGTCGACGACATCTGCGACGTCTGGTTCGATTCCGGCTCGACCCACGCCTTCGTGCTCGAAGACCCCGTGCACTTCCCCGGCCTCGCCGGCATCAAGCGCAAGGTCGATGGCGGCCGGGACACGGTGATGTACCTGGAAGGCAGTGACCAGCATCGCGGCTGGTTCCACTCGTCGCTGCTGGAGAGCTGCGGCACCCGCGGCCGCGCGCCGTATGACGTCGTGCTGACGCACGGCTTCACGCTCGACGAGAACGGCCGCAAGATGTCGAAGTCGCTGGGCAACACGATCGAGCCGCAGAAGGTGATCAAGGATTCCGGCGCCGACATCCTGCGCCTGTGGGTGTGCGCGACCGACTATGCCGACGACCAGCGCATCGGCCCGGAGATCCTCAAGAACACCATCGAGACCTATCGCAAGCTGCGCAACTCGATCCGCTGGATGCTCGGCACGCTGCATCACTACAAGCGCAGCGACGCGGTCGCGTTGGCCGACATGCCGGAGCTGGAGCGGCTGATGCTGCATCAGCTCGGCCAGCATGCCGAGGTCATCGGCCGTGCCTATGCCGCGTTCGACTACAAGACCGTGATCTCCTCGCTGGCGGCGTTCATGAACACCGAGCTGTCGGCGTTCTATTTCGACATCCGCAAGGACACGCTGTATTGCGATCCGCCGTCCTCGGTGGCGCGCAAGGCGGCGCTGACCGCGATCGACCTGATCTGCGACGCCATCCTGAAATGGCTGGCGCCGGTGCTGTCCTTCACCACCGACGAGGCGTGGCGGATGTACCGGCCGGACGCCGAGCCGTCGGTGCATCTGACGCTGTTCCCGGACGCGATGGACGGTTATCGCGACGACGCGCTCGCCGCGAAATGGGAGACCATCCGCAACGTCAGGCGCGTCGTCACCGGCGCGCTGGAGCTCGCCCGCGCCGCCAAGACCATCGGCTCCTCGCTCGAGGCGTCGCCGATCATCTACGTCGCCGACCGCGCGCTGATTGGCACGCTGTTCGACACGGACTTGGCCGAGGTCTGCATCACCTCGAACTACGAGGTCCGCGAGGGCGATGCGCCGGCGGAGGCCTTCCGGCTCGATGCGGTGCCGGGCGTGGCCGTGGTCGTGGAGAAAGCCGTGGGCAGGAAGTGCGCCCGCTCCTGGAAGATCCTGGAGAGCGTCGGCGAGGACGCCGAATACCCCGACGTCTCCCCCCGCGACGCCCACGCGCTGCGGGAGTGGAAGGCGCTGGGGGTGGGTGTGTGA
- the lspA gene encoding signal peptidase II — protein MTSRLRLGLIAGFATLVIDQACKLWLLYVFDLPSRGTVRVTPFFDLYLAWNIGISFGWLQNDSALAQYALMAVKAVAVVLLAVWMARSETKLATAALGMIIGGAIGNGIDRLAYGAVVDFALFHVQIGGTVYNWYIFNLADVAIVAGVAGLLYDSFFGTHAAKAP, from the coding sequence ATGACCTCCCGCCTCCGCCTCGGCCTCATCGCGGGCTTCGCCACCCTGGTCATCGACCAGGCCTGCAAGCTGTGGCTGCTGTATGTGTTCGACCTGCCCAGCCGCGGCACGGTCAGGGTCACGCCGTTCTTCGACCTCTATCTGGCCTGGAACATCGGCATCAGCTTCGGCTGGCTGCAGAACGACAGCGCGCTCGCGCAATATGCGCTGATGGCGGTGAAGGCGGTGGCGGTGGTGCTGCTGGCGGTCTGGATGGCGCGCTCGGAAACCAAGCTGGCGACGGCGGCGCTCGGCATGATCATCGGCGGCGCCATCGGCAACGGCATCGACCGGCTGGCCTACGGCGCGGTGGTCGATTTCGCGCTGTTCCACGTCCAGATCGGCGGCACCGTTTACAATTGGTACATCTTCAACCTGGCCGATGTGGCCATCGTTGCCGGGGTGGCGGGCCTGCTGTATGACTCCTTCTTCGGGACTCATGCCGCAAAAGCGCCCTGA